The stretch of DNA AGCATACAACGACCACCGCTAAGCTACTCCACATATCCACCGGCGGTGACTTAATTGACTCCCCTGGCGTCCGTGAATTCGCCCTATGGCACTTACCCGCTGAAAGAGTGGGCCAATGCTTTATTGAATTCAGAGAATATCTAGGGACGTGTAAGTTTAGAGACTGCAAACACCTCAATGATCCTGGTTGCTCAATCACCGAAGCGTTAGCAGCCGGTAACATCAGCGCTGATCGCTACTATAACTACCACAAAATCATTGCCAGTCTGGATGAACAAAGACACGCTCGTCATTTTAGAGCTGGTCCAGACGAATAAAAAATAGAACTTAAAGGAATTTGAAATTGGATAAAGTCAAAATTGCACTGCAATATATTATGCCAAAGCATTTGGTATCACGTCTTGTGGGTAAATTAGCCGCAGCTGAAATGGGTGCTGTCACCACGGCTGCAATTAAATGGTTTATTAAGCAATACAAAATTGATATGAGTGAAGCCGCTCAGCCCGCGCCTGAAGCTTATCCAACTTTCAATCAGTTTTTTACTCGTGCATTAAAGCCTGGCATTCGTCCACTATGTGAAGACAAAGATTACATCATCCACCCGGTGGATGGCGCAGTCAGTCAATTAGGTCCTATTGAAGATGGACGCATTTTTCAAGCAAAAGGCCATGACTATTCATCTCTAGCGTTACTCGGTAATCAGGCTAATGATGCAAAACGTTTTGAAGACGGTGATTTTGCTACCATTTATCTAGCGCCTAAAGATTATCATCGCATTCATATGCCAATAAAAGGCACTCTGTCTAAAATGACATATGTACCAGGTGAACTGTTTTCAGTTAACCCGCTAACCGCGCAAAATGTTCCAGGCTTATTCGCCCGGAATGAGCGTGTTGTGGCGATTTTCGAAACGGAAATTGGCCCTATAGCAATGGTACTTGTTGGGGCAACGATTGTGGCCAGCATTGAAACAATATGGGCTGGTACTGTTACGCCGCCAACAGGTCAAGACGTGTTTACTTGGGATTATCCCACTGAGGGGCCTGAGGCTCTTACCCTTGAAAAAGGTGAAGAAATGGGACGTTTCAAACTGGGCAGCACTGTCGTTATGCTATTTGCTAAAGACGCACTCGACGAGTTTGCTGACGGCGTAGAGCCAACAAGCATTACCCGTATGGGTCAAGCTTTTGCAAAAATTGAAGACTAACTAACACCATTGAATCCAAGTGATAAAAAAACAGGGCTACTTGAGCTGCATTTAGCGGTACTGCTTTTTGGTGGTACAGCCCTGTTTTCTAAACTCATCCCTTTAAGTGCGTTAGATATTACCGTACTGCGCTGTGTTGTCGCAGCAGCGGTACTCGCACTTATTGTTAAGCTGAGTAAGCAAAAAATAGCACTCGAGGCAGCAAAGGATTATCTCGTCGCTATTGGACTGGGTATTATCGTTAGTTTGCATTGGGTAACTTACTTCGCCTCAATGCAACTATCTTCAGTTGCAATTGGCATGATAGCCTTCTTTACTTACCCCGTTATGACGGTGCTCATTGAGCCATTGGTCACTAAATCCAAACTAAAACTTGCCGACGTCATCAGTGGTATTTTGGTATTGACCGGGGTGGCTTTACTTATCCCAGAGGCGAGTCTTGGCAACGATGTCACCCTCGGAATTGCCATTGGCGTACTCTCAGCTGCGCTATTCACCGCGAGAAATCTATTACATAAACGCTATTTTTCACAATATAGCGGTCAACAAGCAATGTTCTATCAAACCATGGTTGCAGTGCTTTTTCTTGCGCCATGGTTCACCACTGAAGTCAGCAGTATTGAGCTCAATGTTTGGTGGTTAATTGTATTACTCGGCGTGGTATTTACAGCAGCCCCTCATGCGCTATTTACCTCCGCACTGCGATTACTCAGCGCCAAAACCGTCGGTTTAGTGTCGTGTTTACAACCCTTTTATGGTGCGGTGTTGGCATTACTTCTTCTCGGTGAAGATCTTGAACTCAAGACCGTTATTGGTGGAACATTGGTCGTTGCCACTGCATTATTTGAAACGCAACAGAGCCATAAGTCACAACGGATTAAAAAGACTATATAGATCCATGTATTTATCTGAATAACTTGGCTACTATGAGTAAGTCCTTTTCGATTTATGCAAGCCACTAATCATGCATCGTTTTTTATTGGTTTTTCTGTGTTTTATTTGCACTATAGCCAACGCTAACCCGTCAACTCAACTTGAAAAAAGGTTGGGTTTAAGTCCTTCGAGCAATAGCAGTACGCCACAAGAACAACTCGAGCTACTCAACAATAAAATAAGTGAGTTATCTCTCACGGAAGAGAGCGCTAGAGCGCTGGTACAAAATTTTGATCAGCATAAATCGAATCTTCTGAATCAAATCAGAGAGGCGCTGCAGCCGCTCGCATGGTCAAATAAGCAAGACTTGAATCAACAAGGTTCGCTAGCGTACTTACGTTTATCTGAACTAAAAGAGATAGAAGTTAGCTTAAGCAATAAAATCAATAACTTAATAAAATCACTCGACAGCCTCCCCGATGCTTTAAGCAAGGCAAGAGCGACACTCACTAAACATAAAAAAAACCGTATAGCGAGTGATCAAACCCTATCAAACCAAATACTAACTACCCAGGAAATATTATATAAGCAGCGTGTCGCAACGTTAGAGGCGATGTTAGCAAGCAGCCAGAAAGAGATTGATCTCAATCAACTGCAGCTCAAATTGGTACGACAGCAACTACAGCAACAAGAGCAACTCATTGAACGCCTCAATCAAGAGCGAGAGATACAACGGCATAAACGTACAGAAGCTGCTATCGCAAGTAGTTTATTGCCTGAGTCAAATGGCGCAGACCCAATAGCCCAATCGCTTAGTGATGCGAATTTAGGCTATGGTGAAACACTAAAATCACTCAACTTAAAAATAAGCCAAGCGCTTACACAACAAGAGCAAGCAGAAGCTCAATACCAAGCTCAAGCTAAACAGCTAACCAATATCCAACAGCAGATAAGTTGGATTAAACTAAACTCCGCTTTTGGCGAGCGTTTTTTACAAATGTTGCAAGCACTTCCTAAGCCGCCAAGCCAAGACCCGGTCCAAAATGACATTGCCAATGCACGGCTAGCGCGCTATCAAATCGAACAGGCGCAAACCGTCAGTCTACAACAACTCAACAATGTGCCTAAGCCAACGCAACTGCACGCTAAATTGCTTGTCTCTCAAGAACTCTTATTGCAACAGTTATTACAAAGCTACGATCTGTACTTAAGTGAACTGGCTGATTTAAGAGTGAGTAATGAGCAGCTAAATCAACAGTATTTAACGTTAAGAGATACCCTAAACGAGCACCTATTCTGGGTGCCCAATGCTAATCGAATTGGCGGTTTGTGGCTTACCGATCTACAACAAAGTGTACAATGGATGATCCAGCAAGCGCCGTTACAGCAATTGCAAACATCATTCAGTGAACAGGGGAGCTTATGGTCTTGGTGGTTGATTTTATTCATCGTCAGCCTAATCGCGCAGGATATTGTTACCCCTAAGTTCAAAGCCGCCATGCGCCGCGAGTTACCTTTTGTTGGCAATGTCACCCAAGATAAATTTATTTATACTTGGCATGTGTTCGTTAACTCAGTCAGCTATAGCCTATTAAAGCCATTACCTATTATTTTAGCGGGGGCCATTTTCTATACTTCGAGTCTTAACTTTGTGTCAGCTATTGGCATGGGCGTTATCGCAATAGGGGCTTTTTACCAGCTCTATCGTCTTGTGCATTTACTTGCATTAGATAAAGGACTGTTAATCAACCACTTTAAAGCGCAACGTGATGTTATTCGTGTAGGGCAAGAGCGATTTAAACAACTCACGATTATGGTTATGCCATTTTTGGGATTTGCCGCATTTGCAGAGATCATCGACACCTCTCTTGTTAGAAATAGCCTTGGCCGCGGTGCATTCATTATTTTTTGCTTAATGCTGTTCTGGTTCTATAAAGATATTTTAAACATTGCTAATCGAGGCAATAAACATCATCAGAACGATAAAAATAGAAAACTGATCCAAAAACTACTTTGGGCATTGCTGATAATGACCCCTATTGCCTGTGCGTTATTAGCTTTTCTCGGCTACTACTACACTGCATTTCAAATGTTTTTACAGCTACAGATATCACTCATTTTAGGCTTAGGTTTCTTACTGTTATATCAATTAACCAAACGTTGGATGCTCATTGAAAGACGACGTATTGCGTTCGAACGCGCTAAAGCTAAACGTGCGGAGGTACTCGCCCAACGTGAGAAAGGCGAAGTAAACGCTCCTGAACAATTAGATACCTATGAAGAACCAGAGGTCGATTTAGAGACCATTTCAGGTCAATCTCTGGGCCTAGTCCGCTCATTGTTACTATTGGCATTTTTAGCCAGTATTGTAGGACTGTGGACCCAAACTCATACTGCGTTGTTCTCTTTGCTAGATGGGGTGACGTTATGGTCTAGTAATACCACGCTCAATGGCATTGAGCAGCAATTACCAATAACCTTAAAGTCATTGCTACTGTCATTTATCATTGTTGGTTTTTCGATGATGATAGCCACTAATCTGCCAGGTTTGATTGAGTTAACCATCCTGCAACGGCTCGATTTAAGCCAAGGTACTGGTTTTGCCCTCACGACAGTTAGCCGCTATCTGGTGATCTTCTTCGGTATATTAAGTGGTTTCTCAACACTCGGAATGGAGTGGTCTAAGCTGCAGTGGCTAGTCGCTGCATTATCGGTCGGCTTAGGTTTTGGTCTACAAGAGATCTTCGCTAATTTTATCTCTGGCTTGATCATTCTGTTTGAAAAACCAGTTCGAATTGGTGATACGGTGACGATCAGAGATCTCACCGGAACGGTAAGTAAAATTCAGATCCGAGCAACCACAATTATTGATTGGGATCGTAAAGAGATTATTGTGCCCAACAAGGCCTTTATTACCGAGCAGTTAATTAACTGGTCGCTGTCAGATCCTATTACACGCGTTATTGTTTATGTATCCGTTGCACGAGACTCCGATCCTGCTCGTGTTGAAGCAGCCCTTTATCAAGCGGTTCAAGAGTGTGATGATGCACTTCTAACGCCAGAGCCAGAAGTTTGGTTTGCAGGCTTTGGCCAACATACTCAAGACTTTGAAGTGAGAGCCTATGCAAAAGATATGGGCACTCGTTGGCCATTAAGACACAAACTGCACAAACAGATCAGCAAGAAGTTACGCGATAACGATTTAGAGCTCGCCTACCCTCAGCTAGAAGTTCATTTATCGACGGGACAGAGTAAAGATGTCCAAAGCTTGATAAGAACCTAATACTCAATGACTCAAGAAGCCAACTAATGAAAATATATGCTCATCGCGGCGCAAGTGGCTGCGCTCCTGAAAATACCACCAAAGCTTTTATGAAGGCGGTTGCACTAGGAGCAAAAGCCGTTGAGTTGGATATTCATTTGGTCGAAGGCGAACTCTATGTTTTTCACGATAGAAGGCTTGACGCCAAAAGCTCGGGTAAAGGGCTTATCGATAAAGCAACTAAAGATTATTTACTAAGTATCTTCGTCTCTGGTGAAGCGATTCCTAAGCTGACAGAGGTATTAGCCGCGTTAAAGCCTCACAATATTGAAGTCAATATAGAGCTTAAAGGCCTATCGGTGTTGCCCGCCTTTATTAACCTGTACGCTAGTCTGCTCCACGAGCAGAATTATGATCCAAGCTTATTGTTAATCTCATCTTTTAATCACCCGATGTTAAAAGCCTTTAAACAGTCTTTTCCTTGCGCCAATGTGGCGCCACTGATTGAGGGCGTGCCACTTAATTTAGCGCAAGTGGTCACCGATCTCGACGCCTACTCTATCCATTTAGGCCTCAGTTTTGTCACCGAAGAGATGATTAATGATGCACACCAACGCGGGGCTAAAGTTTATGTTTATACCGTGGATTTTGCCGACGACATAACAATGCTGGCGGCACTTGGAGTGGATGGCATCTTTACTAACTTTCCAGATAAAGCCATTACCGCATTAGCGAAACATTAACGGGATAGAATTGAGCCAATGAATAACCAATCATGCAATTTATAGCTGATAGTTTGAATATCTCTTTCTCAAAATAGTGCAATGTAATCTACACTAGAATTAATGGCTTAAACTTGTTTATTTCGTTGAGCCCAACCCCCTATAGCAAAGAAAATCGCGATAATAAGCAGGAACAACCAGTGTGAAGATACTCCAGCCATATATTGCGCTAGTAGCGGGCTTAACTTCACAATGATTAAGCCATAGCCGAATGCATTTACTAAGACAAAAATGAATGTTCGAATAATAAAAGATCGCCCCGTTAAATAGCGGCGCAAAAAGCGGTTAATATCACTACCAAATACAACAAGTGCACAAGCAATAATTGCAGTTGAAACTTCTGTTAGCCAAGGATAGATAAACGAACCTAAATAGCTAATAAATTCAATTAATTTAGACATTAATATCCTCAAGTTTAATGATGTAGAGCTAGAATAAAGGGAGTCTGCATGGGACACAAGTTACTATTGCTTACCAGAGAAAATGAACGCTATCGTCAGCTTTTGGCTTCTTGCCATCTGCCTAATATTCACATTCTGGATGATAACCCACAAAATATTTTCAATGCCGACATCTGGCTCGCAGAACCCAGTCTCGCCGCCCCCATATTGCCCCATGCTACCAATTTGAAATGGATGCAGTCGACGTTTGCTGGAGTGGATGCACTCGTAAAACCGAGACAGCGCCGAGACTATGAGCTGACCAATGTGCGTGGCATTTTTGGTCCATTAATGAGTGAGTATCTGTTTGGTTATCTATTGGCGTATCAGCGAGAGCACGTCAAATATAGAAATCAGCAAGCTCAAAAAATTTGGCTTCCGGGTAGCTACAAAACGTTGCAAGGGCAAAACCTATTGCTGTTAGGAACAGGCTCCATTGCTAAGCATATAGCCCAAACAGCTAAACATTTCGGCATGCATGTCATTGGCATTAATCGTGGCGCAAAACCGACAAAAGGCTTCGATGAAGTCGACACGTTAGCCAACCTAACACACCACCTGCCTCGTGCTGATGCTGTCGCCAGTATTTTACCCAGTACCCCTGAAACACGAGGAGCACTCAACCAACATACGCTATCGTTGTTAAAAAAAGAGGTAGTGTTATTTAATCTCGGTAGAGGCGATGTACTCGATTTAGACTCCTTATACATTCAGCTGATCCAAAACCAGCAGCAACAAGCGATCCTTGACGTCTTTAATCAAGAACCTTTGCCTGAGGAACACCCTATTTGGTCACTCGACAATGTGGTGATTACGCCGCATATTGCCGCGCCAAGCTTTCCTGAGCAAGTGGTAGAGATCTTCTCAGAAAACTACCGTAAGTGGATAAAGGGGGAAAAGCTATCTCATCGAGTTCATTTCGAACGCGGCTATTAAACCCGTCTTACAAGCGCAAGAGTCATGAACCGACAAAGCAACATAAAACACAACCAAGTGCGCAAGCTGCCACTGGGTTGTGATCCACTGCAACCTTTTTAATAACGGTAAACCTAACAAACGACTGATAACCATTCTCATTAGTTATTAGCATTGAGAATCGTTTTCATTTATACTGCGTGCATATTCGATTGTTGGATCATTATTTATGTACGTTTGCCTTTGTCATGCCATTACAGATACCCAGATTAAAGAAGCCGTTAGCCAAGGCGATGCTTCATTAGCGGATGTAAAGAAGCGTCTGGGCGTTGCAAGCCAATGTGGTAAATGTGCAAAGATGGCAACTCAAATAATCCAAAGACAAGTCGATATTGAACCCAATTGTTATGAAGTCGCTTAGTATTTAGGAAGCGGTTTATCAATAAAAAATGCAGCCATTTGGCTGCATTTTTATTGTCTATCATTCAGAGGTTTCCGCTACTCTTGCGGCGAACCTTCGCCTAACTCAACACTATCAACACGCTGAAGTCCACGGGGTAACTTAGCTCCTCTACGGCCACGCTCCCCGCGGTAATGCTCCAAATCACTTGGCTTTAAGGTGAGTTTCCGCTTACCGGCCCACAAGGTGACAGACATACCTTCAGGGATCACCTGTAGATGTGTTAGCAACTCTTCCCGGCTTTTAGCGCGTTCAGTCGGTATACCAATGATCTTGTTACCCTTACCTTTGGTCAGCTGCGGTAAAGCATCTAACGAGAAGAGTAACATTCTGCCTTCGTTGGTAATCGCTAGAATAGATTGTGCTGTCGATTTATCGACTTTTTGTGGCAGCAATAC from Shewanella sp. Choline-02u-19 encodes:
- the asd gene encoding archaetidylserine decarboxylase (Phosphatidylserine decarboxylase is synthesized as a single chain precursor. Generation of the pyruvoyl active site from a Ser is coupled to cleavage of a Gly-Ser bond between the larger (beta) and smaller (alpha chains). It is an integral membrane protein.), which codes for MDKVKIALQYIMPKHLVSRLVGKLAAAEMGAVTTAAIKWFIKQYKIDMSEAAQPAPEAYPTFNQFFTRALKPGIRPLCEDKDYIIHPVDGAVSQLGPIEDGRIFQAKGHDYSSLALLGNQANDAKRFEDGDFATIYLAPKDYHRIHMPIKGTLSKMTYVPGELFSVNPLTAQNVPGLFARNERVVAIFETEIGPIAMVLVGATIVASIETIWAGTVTPPTGQDVFTWDYPTEGPEALTLEKGEEMGRFKLGSTVVMLFAKDALDEFADGVEPTSITRMGQAFAKIED
- a CDS encoding DMT family transporter, whose protein sequence is MNPSDKKTGLLELHLAVLLFGGTALFSKLIPLSALDITVLRCVVAAAVLALIVKLSKQKIALEAAKDYLVAIGLGIIVSLHWVTYFASMQLSSVAIGMIAFFTYPVMTVLIEPLVTKSKLKLADVISGILVLTGVALLIPEASLGNDVTLGIAIGVLSAALFTARNLLHKRYFSQYSGQQAMFYQTMVAVLFLAPWFTTEVSSIELNVWWLIVLLGVVFTAAPHALFTSALRLLSAKTVGLVSCLQPFYGAVLALLLLGEDLELKTVIGGTLVVATALFETQQSHKSQRIKKTI
- a CDS encoding mechanosensitive ion channel domain-containing protein, which produces MHRFLLVFLCFICTIANANPSTQLEKRLGLSPSSNSSTPQEQLELLNNKISELSLTEESARALVQNFDQHKSNLLNQIREALQPLAWSNKQDLNQQGSLAYLRLSELKEIEVSLSNKINNLIKSLDSLPDALSKARATLTKHKKNRIASDQTLSNQILTTQEILYKQRVATLEAMLASSQKEIDLNQLQLKLVRQQLQQQEQLIERLNQEREIQRHKRTEAAIASSLLPESNGADPIAQSLSDANLGYGETLKSLNLKISQALTQQEQAEAQYQAQAKQLTNIQQQISWIKLNSAFGERFLQMLQALPKPPSQDPVQNDIANARLARYQIEQAQTVSLQQLNNVPKPTQLHAKLLVSQELLLQQLLQSYDLYLSELADLRVSNEQLNQQYLTLRDTLNEHLFWVPNANRIGGLWLTDLQQSVQWMIQQAPLQQLQTSFSEQGSLWSWWLILFIVSLIAQDIVTPKFKAAMRRELPFVGNVTQDKFIYTWHVFVNSVSYSLLKPLPIILAGAIFYTSSLNFVSAIGMGVIAIGAFYQLYRLVHLLALDKGLLINHFKAQRDVIRVGQERFKQLTIMVMPFLGFAAFAEIIDTSLVRNSLGRGAFIIFCLMLFWFYKDILNIANRGNKHHQNDKNRKLIQKLLWALLIMTPIACALLAFLGYYYTAFQMFLQLQISLILGLGFLLLYQLTKRWMLIERRRIAFERAKAKRAEVLAQREKGEVNAPEQLDTYEEPEVDLETISGQSLGLVRSLLLLAFLASIVGLWTQTHTALFSLLDGVTLWSSNTTLNGIEQQLPITLKSLLLSFIIVGFSMMIATNLPGLIELTILQRLDLSQGTGFALTTVSRYLVIFFGILSGFSTLGMEWSKLQWLVAALSVGLGFGLQEIFANFISGLIILFEKPVRIGDTVTIRDLTGTVSKIQIRATTIIDWDRKEIIVPNKAFITEQLINWSLSDPITRVIVYVSVARDSDPARVEAALYQAVQECDDALLTPEPEVWFAGFGQHTQDFEVRAYAKDMGTRWPLRHKLHKQISKKLRDNDLELAYPQLEVHLSTGQSKDVQSLIRT
- a CDS encoding glycerophosphodiester phosphodiesterase; protein product: MKIYAHRGASGCAPENTTKAFMKAVALGAKAVELDIHLVEGELYVFHDRRLDAKSSGKGLIDKATKDYLLSIFVSGEAIPKLTEVLAALKPHNIEVNIELKGLSVLPAFINLYASLLHEQNYDPSLLLISSFNHPMLKAFKQSFPCANVAPLIEGVPLNLAQVVTDLDAYSIHLGLSFVTEEMINDAHQRGAKVYVYTVDFADDITMLAALGVDGIFTNFPDKAITALAKH
- a CDS encoding DUF3392 domain-containing protein, which translates into the protein MSKLIEFISYLGSFIYPWLTEVSTAIIACALVVFGSDINRFLRRYLTGRSFIIRTFIFVLVNAFGYGLIIVKLSPLLAQYMAGVSSHWLFLLIIAIFFAIGGWAQRNKQV
- a CDS encoding D-2-hydroxyacid dehydrogenase — protein: MGHKLLLLTRENERYRQLLASCHLPNIHILDDNPQNIFNADIWLAEPSLAAPILPHATNLKWMQSTFAGVDALVKPRQRRDYELTNVRGIFGPLMSEYLFGYLLAYQREHVKYRNQQAQKIWLPGSYKTLQGQNLLLLGTGSIAKHIAQTAKHFGMHVIGINRGAKPTKGFDEVDTLANLTHHLPRADAVASILPSTPETRGALNQHTLSLLKKEVVLFNLGRGDVLDLDSLYIQLIQNQQQQAILDVFNQEPLPEEHPIWSLDNVVITPHIAAPSFPEQVVEIFSENYRKWIKGEKLSHRVHFERGY
- a CDS encoding bacterioferritin-associated ferredoxin — its product is MYVCLCHAITDTQIKEAVSQGDASLADVKKRLGVASQCGKCAKMATQIIQRQVDIEPNCYEVA